In Melopsittacus undulatus isolate bMelUnd1 chromosome 6, bMelUnd1.mat.Z, whole genome shotgun sequence, the following proteins share a genomic window:
- the LOC101876882 gene encoding adrenodoxin-like, translating to MIAPGISVLMRPLLSGLNASRIRFIHLRGVTEQHRTAPKQGLERGFSSMQKLQDAHGDSSSSDQVTVHFINRDGERLTATAKEGQSLLEVVINQNLAIDGFGACEGTLACSTCHLIFEKDTFQKLDAISDEELDMLDLAYGLTETSRLGCQVCVKKSMDGLTVRVPMDVSDMRRQLEVGKQSKQ from the exons ATGATAGCTCCAGGCATCTCAGTGCTCATGCGACCCTTGCTAAGTGGACTGAATGCGAGCAGGATTCGCTTTATTCATCTCCGTGGGGTGACTGAGCAGCATCGCACAGCACCTAAGCAGGGCTTGGAAAGAGGCTTCAGCTCCATGCAGAAGCTCCAGGATGCCCATGGGGATTCGAG CTCTTCAGACCAGGTGACGGTGCATTTTATAAACCGGGATGGAGAGCGACTCACGGCCACAGCCAAAGAAGGGCAGAGTTTGCTGGAAGTGGTGATCAACCAAAACTTGGCCATTGATGGATTTG GTGCATGTGAAGGGACATTAGCCTGCTCCACTTGTCACCTCATCTTTGAGAAGGACACCTTCCAAAAGCTGGATGCCATCTCGGATGAAGAGCTGGACATGCTGGACTTGGCGTATGGGCTCACAGAGAC aTCTCGGCTTGGCTGCCAGGTGTGCGTTAAGAAGTCGATGGATGGTCTGACAGTGCGGGTCCCCATGGATGTGTCAGACATGAGGAGGCAGCTGGAGGTtgggaagcaaagcaaacagtaa